Proteins encoded by one window of Gemmatimonadota bacterium:
- a CDS encoding flippase, with translation MFSRIKSLAQHTAVYGMGDLLGRAVSILLVPIYARHLTPADNGILSLAFAFIGFSAVFYSLGLNPALVRLLSGKTDLDKHRAAFSSAFWSLFATGVILSSLVWTNAGSLAHHFLGSSDYSTIFELIAAVVLLDALSEPLFTLCRARQRSFHYAIVRVIQHTLQLGLTAYFIAILERGPIAVFEANLISSLFALIVMFPVGLRLIRPAFDVRALRELLRFGLPFVPSAFSFLIISLSDRFLIRFFLDLDDLGIYGITYKLGLPIFFVVKAFRSAWAPAVLDETVDENTEEDTRQMCARVTTYFTLFGIFGCLILATFAREIIVLIAGDNAETYLEGIRVVPLVGLAFFFHGLYIILTAGVYAEGRAGSLPFIVGTGACVNIAINIFLLPKIGFIAAAYSTLIAHVLMAVLLFLIVRRFYPVPYEYGRLGKICVAGAVVFVVLSPYLHDTSIEGVIARIIFIAGYPLILWGWRFFTP, from the coding sequence ATGTTCTCTCGAATCAAATCTCTCGCGCAACATACGGCGGTCTATGGCATGGGCGATCTGCTCGGTCGCGCAGTGTCCATTTTGCTCGTGCCCATCTATGCCAGACATCTCACACCTGCTGATAATGGCATTTTGTCTCTGGCATTTGCATTTATCGGATTTAGCGCGGTTTTTTATTCCCTCGGTCTCAATCCCGCGCTGGTCCGCCTCTTATCTGGCAAGACCGATCTCGACAAACATCGCGCCGCATTTAGCTCCGCATTTTGGTCACTATTCGCCACAGGGGTTATTCTGTCGAGTCTGGTCTGGACCAATGCCGGGAGTCTCGCGCATCATTTTTTGGGCAGTTCGGATTACAGTACGATCTTCGAACTTATTGCCGCCGTTGTCCTTTTGGACGCGCTGTCAGAACCCCTTTTCACACTTTGTCGCGCTCGTCAGAGATCCTTTCACTATGCGATTGTGCGGGTGATTCAACACACGCTACAACTCGGTCTTACCGCTTATTTTATCGCAATTCTTGAACGCGGGCCAATCGCGGTTTTTGAAGCCAATCTCATCAGTTCTCTTTTTGCACTTATTGTCATGTTTCCCGTTGGTCTGCGCTTGATTCGTCCAGCTTTTGATGTACGCGCGTTGCGCGAACTTCTGCGTTTTGGCCTGCCGTTTGTACCCTCGGCTTTTTCTTTTCTCATCATTAGTCTGTCTGACCGCTTTCTGATCCGATTTTTTTTGGATCTCGACGATCTGGGGATTTACGGTATTACCTATAAACTCGGTTTGCCCATCTTTTTTGTGGTTAAAGCGTTTCGCTCTGCCTGGGCACCTGCCGTGCTCGACGAAACCGTGGATGAAAATACAGAGGAAGATACGCGGCAGATGTGTGCGCGTGTCACTACGTATTTCACGCTGTTCGGCATTTTTGGCTGTTTGATTTTAGCTACTTTTGCACGCGAAATTATCGTTCTGATTGCCGGTGACAATGCAGAGACTTATCTCGAAGGCATACGGGTTGTGCCTTTGGTGGGGCTGGCATTTTTCTTTCACGGTCTTTATATCATTCTCACCGCGGGTGTATATGCCGAAGGTCGCGCGGGATCCCTGCCGTTTATTGTGGGGACGGGTGCGTGTGTGAATATCGCTATCAATATTTTTCTTTTGCCCAAAATTGGATTTATTGCCGCTGCTTATAGTACGCTTATCGCGCATGTTTTGATGGCTGTTTTGCTTTTTCTTATTGTGCGGCGGTTTTATCCGGTTCCCTACGAATACGGGCGTTTGGGGAAGATATGTGTTGCGGGGGCGGTTGTTTTTGTCGTTTTATCCCCTTATCTTCACGATACGTCAATAGAGGGTGTTATTGCGCGTATCATTTTTATTGCGGGATATCCCCTCATTTTGTGGGGCTGGCGCTTTTTTACGCCCTAA
- a CDS encoding glycine hydroxymethyltransferase produces the protein MSSPLADYLAQNPTPNPGFVAYLASLEQVASVSPDVAKNIVGELADQRSNLKMIASENYCSLPTQLAMGNLLTDKYAEGIPDHRFYAGCDNVDAIESQAAKLACDLFGADHAYVQPHSGADANMVAFWAILSGCVQDVALEKMGEKSPFDLSDEAWGALRTQLGNQKLLGLDLASGGHLTHGYRINVSGRMFEAHAYTVNKESGLIDYDEVRDQARTVKPLILLAGYSAYPRKINFRIFREIADEVGAVFMVDMAHFAGLVAGKVFAGDFDPVAHAQIVTTTTHKTLRGPRGGMVLCTEEFAEQIDKGCPMVLGGPLPHVMAAKAVAFEEASTPEFQAYAASIVDNAQVLAQACMDAGLTVLTGGTDNHLLQVDVTPFNLTGRQTETLLRDAGITLNKNTIPFDPNGPWYTSGLRVGTPALTTLGMGAEEMREIGAVMGNVLTHARPLRFTKGRSAGQFSKVQYRVQDGVLEDAQQRIANLLERFPVYPELDLAYLQEAFG, from the coding sequence ATGTCCAGTCCTCTTGCCGACTATCTTGCCCAAAATCCCACTCCAAATCCCGGATTTGTCGCCTATTTGGCCTCGCTGGAACAGGTCGCTTCCGTATCGCCCGATGTGGCGAAAAATATCGTGGGCGAGTTGGCCGACCAGCGTTCGAATCTCAAGATGATTGCGAGCGAGAATTATTGCTCTTTGCCCACGCAACTGGCTATGGGCAATTTGCTGACCGATAAATACGCCGAGGGGATTCCCGATCACCGTTTTTACGCTGGTTGTGATAATGTAGATGCGATTGAAAGCCAGGCTGCAAAGCTGGCGTGCGATCTCTTTGGCGCGGATCACGCTTATGTTCAACCCCATTCGGGCGCAGATGCGAATATGGTCGCTTTTTGGGCGATTCTCTCGGGGTGCGTTCAAGATGTTGCACTCGAAAAAATGGGGGAAAAATCGCCGTTTGATCTCTCGGATGAAGCATGGGGCGCACTTCGCACGCAATTGGGCAATCAAAAGCTCCTTGGGCTGGATCTCGCATCCGGGGGGCATCTCACGCACGGCTATCGCATCAATGTGTCCGGGCGCATGTTTGAGGCGCATGCATACACGGTGAATAAAGAATCTGGTCTTATCGACTACGATGAAGTCCGCGACCAGGCCAGAACAGTCAAACCTTTGATTCTTTTAGCGGGTTATAGTGCTTATCCGCGCAAAATTAATTTTCGCATTTTCCGGGAAATTGCCGATGAAGTGGGGGCTGTTTTTATGGTGGATATGGCGCATTTTGCCGGATTGGTGGCCGGTAAAGTTTTTGCGGGCGATTTTGATCCGGTTGCCCATGCCCAGATCGTTACGACGACCACACACAAGACTCTGCGCGGTCCCAGAGGGGGTATGGTTTTGTGTACGGAAGAATTTGCCGAGCAGATCGATAAGGGCTGCCCGATGGTGCTCGGCGGTCCACTGCCCCATGTGATGGCGGCCAAAGCCGTCGCGTTTGAGGAGGCGAGTACGCCCGAGTTTCAAGCGTATGCTGCAAGTATTGTCGATAATGCCCAGGTGCTCGCCCAGGCGTGTATGGATGCGGGGCTTACAGTTCTTACTGGGGGGACTGACAATCACTTGCTGCAGGTTGATGTTACGCCTTTTAATCTCACGGGGCGCCAGACCGAAACCCTGCTCCGCGATGCCGGGATTACGCTGAATAAAAATACGATTCCCTTTGATCCCAATGGTCCATGGTACACCAGTGGTCTCAGGGTGGGGACACCGGCGCTTACGACGCTTGGTATGGGGGCAGAAGAGATGCGAGAGATCGGCGCGGTCATGGGCAATGTGCTCACCCATGCACGGCCATTGCGGTTCACGAAGGGCAGAAGTGCGGGCCAGTTTAGCAAAGTCCAATACAGAGTCCAGGATGGTGTGCTCGAAGACGCCCAACAGAGGATCGCCAATCTTCTCGAGCGGTTTCCGGTTTATCCCGAACTCGATCTGGCGTATTTGCAAGAGGCGTTTGGTTAG